In Williamwhitmania taraxaci, one DNA window encodes the following:
- a CDS encoding NADH-quinone oxidoreductase subunit NuoE family protein, protein MSHIKVELKKEDVAKLKEICKSFNNEPGELINVLHKSQEAFGYLPAEIQEIVARELKISVAKVYGVVTFYSFFTMLPKGQHPISICTGTACYVRGAEKVLDEFKRVLNISVGQTTPDGKFSISCLRCVGACGLAPVVTVGEKVYGRVSPDGVRDILKEYEQ, encoded by the coding sequence ATGTCACATATAAAAGTAGAGTTAAAGAAAGAAGACGTTGCAAAACTCAAGGAGATTTGCAAATCATTCAACAACGAACCCGGAGAACTTATTAATGTGCTTCACAAGTCGCAGGAAGCCTTCGGATACCTACCGGCCGAGATACAAGAAATTGTGGCTCGCGAGCTTAAGATATCTGTTGCTAAGGTATACGGCGTAGTGACTTTCTACTCTTTTTTCACCATGTTACCAAAAGGACAGCACCCCATTTCAATTTGTACGGGTACTGCTTGCTACGTTCGTGGTGCCGAAAAAGTATTGGATGAATTTAAGCGCGTGTTAAATATATCTGTTGGTCAGACAACTCCTGATGGAAAATTTTCTATTAGCTGTCTTCGCTGTGTTGGAGCCTGTGGCCTTGCCCCGGTTGTAACTGTAGGTGAGAAGGTTTATGGACGAGTATCTCCCGATGGTGTAAGAGATATCTTAAAAGAATACGAGCAGTAA
- a CDS encoding NADH-dependent [FeFe] hydrogenase, group A6, whose product METVKLTIDNKAVEVEKGTTIYKAAKKLGIDIPVLCYMDLHDLGIENKPAGCRICVVEVEGRRNLAPSCSTNCTEGLVVKTHTPRVINARRTVMELILSDHPKDCLICPKSGRCDLQDMAVKLGIRHIPGQEFAEMSTYRKDTSPAIIRDMDKCIMCRRCETMCNDFQTVGALSGVNRGFMSCVAPAFEQDLDKSPCTYCGQCVAVCPTGALTEVDHTPKVIRAIADPKKTVIVQTAPAVRVALGEEFGLKPGTLVTGKMTAALRQLGFDYVFDTDFGADLTIMEEGTEMLTRLGKFLEGDKDVKLPILTSCCPGWVTFFENNYPDMLDVPSTAKSPQQMFGAIAKSYFAEQLGKTREELVVVSVMPCLAKKYECQRDEFKVDGNPDVDFSISTRELAHLIKESNINFAEIAEEDFDRPMGESTGAAVIFGTTGGVIEAAVRTAYELQTGKKLERLDFTELRGLDGIRSATIDFNGLPVNIGIAHGLGNARKLLDSVRAGEVNFHAIEIMACPGGCIGGGGQPLHHGNIAIIKARQEAIYREDAGKPIRKSHENPYIIKLYEEFLGKPMSEKAHHLLHTAYFDRSKKDIFI is encoded by the coding sequence ATGGAAACTGTAAAACTGACGATAGATAATAAGGCGGTGGAGGTAGAGAAGGGAACAACCATCTACAAAGCAGCCAAAAAGCTCGGTATTGATATTCCGGTTCTTTGCTACATGGATCTTCATGATTTAGGTATCGAAAATAAGCCAGCTGGATGCCGAATCTGCGTTGTAGAGGTTGAAGGAAGACGCAATCTTGCACCTTCCTGCTCTACCAATTGCACCGAAGGTCTTGTGGTAAAAACGCACACACCTCGCGTTATTAACGCTCGCCGCACCGTAATGGAACTAATCCTTTCCGACCACCCGAAAGATTGCTTGATCTGCCCTAAGAGCGGTCGTTGCGATTTGCAAGACATGGCTGTTAAGTTAGGAATTCGTCATATTCCGGGTCAGGAGTTTGCTGAAATGTCTACCTACAGGAAAGACACTTCGCCTGCAATTATTCGCGATATGGATAAGTGCATCATGTGCCGCCGTTGCGAAACAATGTGTAACGATTTCCAAACTGTAGGCGCATTATCTGGTGTAAATCGTGGATTTATGTCGTGTGTTGCTCCAGCTTTCGAGCAGGATCTTGATAAATCACCCTGTACATATTGTGGACAGTGTGTAGCTGTTTGCCCAACAGGTGCTCTTACCGAGGTGGATCATACTCCAAAGGTAATCCGTGCAATTGCCGATCCAAAGAAAACGGTTATTGTTCAAACCGCTCCTGCTGTGCGCGTAGCGCTGGGTGAAGAGTTTGGTTTGAAGCCGGGTACATTGGTTACCGGTAAAATGACTGCAGCACTCCGTCAACTTGGATTCGATTACGTTTTCGATACCGATTTTGGCGCCGATCTTACCATTATGGAAGAGGGAACTGAGATGCTAACCCGTTTGGGTAAGTTCTTGGAGGGCGACAAGGATGTGAAGTTGCCTATTCTTACCTCATGCTGTCCTGGTTGGGTAACCTTCTTCGAGAACAACTATCCAGATATGCTGGATGTACCTTCAACTGCAAAATCGCCACAACAGATGTTCGGCGCCATTGCTAAATCGTACTTTGCCGAGCAGTTAGGTAAAACCCGCGAAGAATTGGTAGTTGTTTCTGTAATGCCTTGTCTTGCTAAGAAATATGAGTGCCAACGTGATGAATTCAAGGTCGATGGTAATCCTGATGTAGATTTTTCTATCTCAACTCGTGAATTGGCTCACTTAATAAAAGAATCGAATATCAACTTTGCTGAAATTGCAGAGGAAGACTTCGATCGTCCAATGGGTGAATCAACAGGTGCCGCGGTTATCTTTGGTACCACAGGTGGAGTTATTGAAGCTGCTGTTCGTACAGCCTATGAATTACAAACTGGAAAGAAACTGGAAAGGCTCGATTTTACTGAACTACGTGGTCTTGATGGTATTCGCTCTGCTACTATCGATTTCAACGGCCTTCCTGTAAATATCGGTATTGCTCATGGACTTGGAAATGCACGTAAACTTCTCGATAGCGTTCGTGCTGGTGAAGTAAATTTCCATGCAATTGAGATCATGGCTTGTCCAGGTGGTTGTATTGGTGGTGGTGGGCAACCATTGCACCATGGGAATATTGCCATCATCAAGGCACGTCAAGAAGCCATTTATCGTGAGGATGCAGGTAAGCCAATTAGGAAATCGCATGAGAACCCATACATTATTAAACTGTATGAAGAGTTCCTTGGAAAACCAATGAGCGAAAAAGCACATCACCTGCTGCATACTGCATACTTTGATAGGAGCAAGAAGGATATTTTCATTTAA
- a CDS encoding polysaccharide biosynthesis protein has protein sequence MFQAFLRSLDNKASGIAKILVPSWVIMNIDIFWSLLGILSSYLLRFNFTIPVSASENLTRAILLYLVIRMIAFFVLGTDKMYIRYTGVKDLMRIVCAVLVGNVSFVLINVASFYSSGFYLVPMSVVFIDFFITSYLLIAFRIFARHFMSSIRSGGESKRVVNVLLYGREHFTVSLKRALDSDIDSPLKVIGFMHHSSKAYRKTIEGLNIFDISELDNLITAYNVKQLIFADKDIPAEQKNVVVQKCLNRGVKVKSIRNFVELTTNNPVLPRLDEIKIEDLLERDPIHLDVHTISSSLKGKTILVTGAAGSIGGEIVRQVLSFKPAKLILLDQAETPIYFIELELLGKYPELKSQLEVIVGDITDSTRMHRLFDSQKIDIVFHAAAYKHVPLMENNPKEAIKNNVFGTKELADLAVEFGVEKFVMISTDKAVNPTNIMGATKRMAEIYIQSLDGISRTQFITTRFGNVLGSNGSVIPLFKKQIDQGGPLTVTHPDVTRFFMTIPEACQLVLEASVMGHGGEIFIFDMGKSVKIIDLAKNMIRLSGFKVGIDIPIIYTGLRPGEKLYEELLNTGENTLPTYHPKIMKASVIKMNHKLITGHLNDLMAKMRADADSFTLVSKMKMIVPEYISQNSVYSILDKEKVDTNPLITERAIFSK, from the coding sequence ATGTTTCAAGCCTTCTTACGTAGTCTTGATAATAAAGCGAGCGGGATCGCCAAGATATTGGTACCTTCTTGGGTTATTATGAATATTGATATCTTTTGGAGTCTACTTGGAATTCTATCCTCCTATCTTCTTCGCTTTAATTTTACTATACCTGTTTCCGCTTCCGAAAATCTCACTCGGGCAATTCTACTCTATCTGGTAATAAGGATGATCGCCTTTTTTGTTTTAGGAACGGATAAGATGTATATCAGGTATACTGGTGTTAAAGACTTGATGCGGATAGTATGTGCGGTTCTAGTTGGTAATGTTTCATTCGTTTTAATTAACGTTGCTTCCTTCTATAGTTCTGGCTTTTATCTGGTTCCAATGTCCGTGGTTTTCATTGATTTTTTCATAACCTCTTACCTCTTAATCGCCTTTCGGATTTTTGCTAGGCATTTTATGTCCAGCATACGCAGTGGCGGTGAAAGCAAGCGGGTCGTTAACGTGCTGCTTTATGGAAGAGAGCATTTTACAGTGTCGCTAAAGCGAGCCCTTGATTCAGATATTGACTCACCTCTGAAGGTCATTGGTTTTATGCATCATAGCTCCAAGGCGTACAGGAAAACCATTGAAGGGTTGAATATTTTCGATATAAGCGAACTTGATAATCTCATTACGGCGTATAACGTCAAGCAGCTCATCTTTGCCGATAAAGATATTCCTGCAGAACAAAAGAATGTTGTCGTGCAGAAATGCTTAAATAGGGGCGTTAAAGTTAAAAGTATCCGAAATTTTGTTGAACTTACTACTAACAACCCTGTTTTACCTCGCCTGGATGAAATCAAGATTGAGGATCTTTTAGAGCGGGATCCTATTCACTTAGATGTTCATACGATTTCTAGTTCCTTAAAGGGGAAAACGATTTTGGTTACAGGTGCTGCTGGGTCAATAGGCGGGGAAATTGTTCGCCAAGTTCTCTCTTTTAAACCGGCCAAACTAATCCTGTTAGATCAAGCTGAAACGCCAATATACTTTATTGAACTGGAGTTACTGGGGAAATATCCAGAACTAAAATCGCAGCTTGAGGTTATTGTGGGTGATATTACCGATTCTACTCGTATGCATCGCCTCTTTGATTCGCAGAAAATAGATATAGTGTTTCATGCCGCCGCATATAAGCATGTTCCACTGATGGAAAACAATCCAAAGGAGGCCATAAAGAATAACGTTTTTGGAACAAAAGAACTGGCTGATCTTGCGGTTGAATTTGGGGTTGAGAAGTTTGTTATGATTTCCACCGATAAGGCAGTAAATCCAACAAACATCATGGGGGCCACAAAGCGCATGGCCGAAATATATATTCAATCGCTCGATGGTATCTCGCGCACGCAGTTTATTACTACTCGATTTGGGAATGTATTAGGATCTAATGGTTCTGTAATACCTCTGTTTAAAAAGCAAATTGATCAAGGTGGCCCTCTTACGGTTACACATCCTGATGTTACCCGTTTTTTCATGACAATACCAGAAGCTTGTCAACTTGTTCTAGAGGCTAGTGTAATGGGGCATGGAGGCGAGATATTTATTTTCGACATGGGAAAAAGTGTCAAGATTATCGATCTTGCAAAGAATATGATCCGGCTTTCAGGATTCAAGGTTGGCATTGACATACCGATTATCTACACCGGGTTGCGTCCAGGCGAAAAGTTGTATGAAGAGTTGCTTAACACAGGGGAGAATACACTACCTACATACCACCCCAAGATTATGAAGGCGAGCGTAATTAAGATGAATCACAAGTTAATTACGGGGCATCTTAATGATCTTATGGCCAAGATGCGGGCTGATGCAGATAGTTTTACGTTGGTTTCGAAAATGAAGATGATCGTACCTGAGTATATTAGCCAAAATTCGGTATACTCAATCCTAGACAAAGAGAAGGTAGATACCAATCCGTTGATTACCGAGAGGGCAATCTTTTCGAAATAA